The Pseudomonas orientalis genome contains a region encoding:
- a CDS encoding 4a-hydroxytetrahydrobiopterin dehydratase, whose product MTTLNQAHCEACRADAPQVSDEELPVLIKQIPDWNIEVRDGVMQLEKVFLFKNFKFALAFTNAVGEIAEAEGHHPGLLTEWGKVTVTWWSHSIKGLHRNDFIMAARTDEVAKSAEGRK is encoded by the coding sequence ATGACCACCTTGAACCAAGCCCATTGCGAAGCCTGCCGCGCCGACGCCCCGCAAGTCAGCGATGAAGAACTGCCGGTGCTGATCAAACAGATCCCGGACTGGAACATCGAAGTGCGCGACGGCGTGATGCAACTGGAAAAGGTTTTCCTGTTCAAGAACTTCAAGTTCGCCCTGGCCTTCACCAACGCCGTGGGTGAAATCGCCGAAGCCGAAGGCCATCACCCTGGCCTGCTCACCGAATGGGGCAAGGTCACCGTGACCTGGTGGAGCCATTCCATCAAGGGCCTGCACCGCAACGACTTCATCATGGCCGCGCGCACCGATGAAGTGGCCAAGAGCGCCGAGGGCCGCAAGTAA
- a CDS encoding amino acid aminotransferase, translating to MHFDAIGRVPGDPILGLMDLYAQDANPNKFDLGVGVYKDDQGLTPIPDSVKRAEQRLVDSQVTKTYIGGHGDAAFGRLISELVLGADSALIAERRAGATQTPGGTGALRLSADFIAHSLPGRGVWLSNPTWPIHETIFAKAGLKVSHYPYVSSDNRLDVAAMLATLNTVPKGDVVLLHACCHNPTGFDLSRDDWRQVLQIVRERHLLPLIDFAYQGFGDGLEQDAWAVRLFAAELPEVLITSSCSKNFGLYCDRVGALIVCAADAEKLTDVRSQLANTARNLWSTPPDHGAAVVATILGDAGLKQQWSDEVEAMRSRIAQLRVGLVDALAPHGLAERFAHIGTQRGMFSYTGLSAEQVRQLREKHSVYMVSSGRANVAGVDATRLTLLAQAIADVSS from the coding sequence ATGCACTTCGATGCGATTGGCCGCGTACCTGGCGATCCGATCCTCGGGCTCATGGACCTGTATGCCCAGGATGCCAACCCGAACAAGTTCGATCTGGGCGTGGGTGTCTACAAGGACGATCAGGGCCTGACGCCGATTCCAGACTCGGTAAAACGTGCCGAGCAGCGCCTGGTCGATTCCCAGGTCACCAAGACTTACATCGGCGGTCACGGCGACGCAGCGTTTGGCAGACTGATCAGCGAATTGGTGCTGGGCGCCGATTCGGCGTTGATCGCCGAACGTCGTGCCGGCGCCACCCAGACACCAGGAGGCACCGGCGCCCTGCGCCTGAGTGCCGACTTTATCGCCCACAGCCTGCCTGGCCGTGGCGTTTGGCTGAGCAATCCGACCTGGCCGATCCACGAAACCATCTTCGCCAAGGCCGGGCTCAAGGTCAGCCATTACCCTTACGTGAGCAGCGACAATCGCCTGGACGTGGCGGCGATGCTCGCCACCCTGAACACTGTACCCAAGGGCGATGTGGTGCTGCTGCACGCCTGCTGCCACAACCCGACCGGGTTCGACCTGTCCCGGGATGACTGGCGCCAGGTGCTGCAGATTGTGCGCGAGCGCCATTTACTGCCGCTGATCGACTTTGCCTACCAGGGCTTCGGCGACGGCCTGGAGCAGGACGCCTGGGCGGTGCGCCTGTTTGCCGCCGAGCTGCCGGAAGTATTGATCACCAGTTCGTGCTCGAAGAACTTCGGTTTGTATTGCGACCGCGTGGGTGCATTGATCGTGTGTGCGGCGGATGCCGAGAAGCTCACGGACGTGCGCAGCCAGCTCGCCAATACGGCGCGCAACCTGTGGTCGACGCCGCCGGATCATGGTGCAGCTGTGGTGGCGACCATCCTTGGCGATGCCGGGCTCAAACAGCAGTGGAGCGACGAAGTCGAAGCCATGCGTTCACGCATTGCGCAATTGCGCGTCGGGCTGGTGGACGCGCTGGCGCCCCACGGCCTGGCTGAGCGGTTTGCGCATATCGGCACCCAGCGCGGGATGTTTTCCTACACCGGCTTGAGTGCCGAGCAGGTCAGGCAACTGCGGGAGAAGCACAGTGTGTACATGGTCAGTTCGGGCCGGGCCAATGTGGCCGGGGTTGATGCCACACGGCTGACGCTACTGGCCCAAGCCATCGCCGACGTCTCAAGCTGA
- a CDS encoding UDP-2,3-diacylglucosamine diphosphatase, protein MTRAEFAKPSRKQRVRTLWISDVHLGTRDCQAEHLSQFLKGYHADKVYLVGDIIDGWKMRGGMYWPQAHTNVIRRLLTMAKRGTEVIYVTGNHDEFLRRYSKLILGNIQLVDEAVHVTADGRHLLVIHGDQFDVITRYHRWLAFLGDSAYEFTLTLNRWLNHWRARYGYGYWSLSAYLKHKVKTAVSFISDFEEAIAHEVTKRELHGVVCGHIHHAEIRKVGEVDYLNCGDWVESCTALIEHWDGHIELYRLADAQAKEALLKAERVTT, encoded by the coding sequence ATGACCCGTGCCGAATTCGCCAAGCCCAGCCGCAAGCAACGGGTGCGAACCCTGTGGATTTCCGACGTGCATCTGGGCACTCGGGACTGCCAGGCCGAGCATCTATCGCAGTTTCTCAAGGGTTACCACGCCGACAAGGTGTACCTGGTGGGCGACATTATCGATGGTTGGAAAATGCGTGGCGGCATGTATTGGCCCCAGGCTCACACCAACGTGATCCGTCGCCTGCTGACCATGGCCAAGCGCGGCACCGAGGTGATCTATGTCACCGGTAACCATGACGAGTTTCTAAGGCGCTACTCCAAGCTGATCCTGGGCAATATCCAGTTGGTGGACGAGGCGGTGCACGTGACCGCAGACGGCCGCCATCTGCTGGTGATTCATGGCGATCAGTTCGATGTGATCACACGCTATCACCGCTGGCTCGCCTTCCTTGGCGACTCGGCCTACGAATTCACCCTGACGCTGAACCGCTGGCTCAATCACTGGCGCGCGCGCTATGGCTACGGTTATTGGTCGCTGTCGGCGTACTTGAAGCACAAGGTGAAAACCGCCGTGAGTTTTATCAGCGATTTCGAAGAGGCCATCGCCCACGAGGTGACCAAGCGCGAGTTGCACGGCGTGGTGTGCGGGCATATCCATCATGCCGAGATTCGCAAGGTGGGCGAGGTGGATTACCTGAACTGCGGGGATTGGGTGGAGTCGTGCACGGCGTTGATCGAGCACTGGGATGGGCATATCGAGCTGTATCGGTTGGCGGATGCGCAGGCCAAAGAGGCACTGCTTAAGGCTGAGAGGGTCACAACCTGA
- a CDS encoding DMT family transporter: MTPRSALGALHIGALMFGLTGVFGKLAAASPAIIVFGRAAFAVIALAVFARFASNAPWKQLQMRDWRRLLVSGVLLAAHWVTFFIAVKVAGVAVATLGFAAFPAFTVVLEGLIFRERIRANEMVLVALVSIGLVLVTPDFNLASEATGGLLWGIASGLLFALLSLNNRASSGRIPAVQAALCQNVVVAVCLLPVAAPGLADVRALDWLWIGLLGVFCTGLAHSLFVASLAVIKARTASVVFAMEPVYGITVAWLLFAETPTLRMLLGGALIIVAIVLSGLMGSASQGRQPQAT; this comes from the coding sequence ATGACTCCCCGCTCAGCCCTCGGCGCCCTGCATATCGGCGCATTGATGTTCGGCCTTACCGGCGTGTTCGGCAAACTGGCGGCCGCCTCGCCGGCCATCATCGTATTCGGGCGTGCCGCGTTTGCGGTGATTGCCCTGGCGGTGTTCGCGCGCTTTGCCAGCAATGCGCCGTGGAAACAACTGCAGATGCGCGACTGGCGCCGCCTGCTGGTCAGCGGCGTGCTGCTTGCCGCGCACTGGGTGACCTTCTTCATCGCCGTCAAGGTCGCCGGGGTGGCGGTGGCGACCCTGGGGTTTGCTGCCTTCCCGGCGTTTACGGTGGTGCTTGAAGGGCTGATCTTCCGCGAGCGGATTCGCGCCAATGAAATGGTGCTGGTAGCGCTGGTCAGCATCGGCCTGGTGCTGGTGACCCCGGACTTCAACCTGGCCAGCGAAGCCACGGGCGGCTTGCTCTGGGGCATCGCATCAGGGCTGCTGTTCGCCTTGTTGTCATTGAACAACCGCGCCAGCTCCGGACGCATTCCAGCGGTACAGGCCGCGCTGTGCCAGAACGTGGTGGTCGCGGTCTGCCTGTTGCCCGTGGCGGCGCCGGGGCTGGCGGATGTGCGCGCCCTGGACTGGCTGTGGATCGGCCTGCTCGGGGTGTTCTGTACGGGCCTTGCCCACAGCCTGTTCGTCGCCAGCCTGGCCGTGATCAAGGCGCGCACCGCCTCGGTGGTGTTTGCCATGGAACCGGTCTATGGCATCACGGTGGCCTGGCTGCTGTTTGCCGAAACGCCCACCCTGCGCATGCTGCTGGGTGGCGCGTTGATCATCGTCGCCATAGTGCTGTCCGGCCTGATGGGCAGCGCGAGCCAGGGCAGGCAGCCGCAGGCGACCTGA
- a CDS encoding SelT/SelW/SelH family protein: MSASRPEIVITYCTQCQWLLRAAWLAQELLSTFAEDLGRVSLEPSTGGAFRITCDAVQIWERKADGGFPEAKVLKQRVRDQIDPQRDLGHNDRTQ, translated from the coding sequence ATGTCCGCCAGCAGACCCGAGATAGTGATCACCTATTGCACCCAGTGTCAGTGGCTGCTGCGTGCCGCGTGGCTGGCCCAGGAATTGTTGAGTACGTTTGCCGAGGACCTGGGCAGGGTGTCGCTGGAGCCGTCAACCGGCGGCGCGTTTCGTATCACCTGCGACGCTGTACAGATCTGGGAGCGCAAGGCCGATGGCGGTTTTCCGGAAGCCAAGGTGCTCAAGCAGCGTGTGCGCGATCAGATCGACCCGCAGCGCGACCTGGGGCATAACGACCGCACGCAGTGA
- a CDS encoding patatin-like phospholipase family protein, translating into MRRLLSCLFLCLLPLLADAVESPRPKIGLVLSGGAARGLAHIGVLKALEEQGIQVDAIAGTSMGAVIGGLYASGYKIDELEKLALGIDWQQALSDAPPREDVPFRRKQDDRDFLVKQKLSFRDDGSLGLPLGVIQGQNLALLLESMFAHSSNTRNFDKLPIPFRAVATDITTGEKVVFSKGHLPQVIRASMSIPAVFAPVELDGRLLVDGGMTDNIPLDVAREMGVDIAIVVDIGTPLRSRKQLATVVDVLNQSITLMTRRNSEEQLKALHPRDVLIQPPLAAYGVTDFGRAKDMIDAGYRATRALDLRLAHLRPAEPVDPQLTAARTPGERTPIITAIDVENDSKVSDDVIRYYIRQGLGEPLNLGRLQSDMGTLYGLDYFEQVQYRVVKKGKDNTLVISARGKRSGTDYLRLGLNLSDDMRGDSAFNLGASYRVNGINHLGAEWLTRVQIGDRQELYSEFYQPMDTGSRYFIAPYIRAQAQNVELTLDNDPISEYRLERYGFGLNVGRQIGNSGEIRFGVGEAWGKADVRIGDRDLPSVSFSEGFYELKYSFDSFDNVYFPHTGEDIGLAFREFAPGLGSDQRYRQWEFKLDKAMSHGPDTLILGGRYGRTLDDSDVVVSSFLLGGARQLSGFRQDAISAQNISLMRAVYYRRLTPRSYLPLDFPLYLGASVERGRAWNNDNEFDSGYINAASIFLGFDTPLGPLNFSYGFNDDNQKAVYLNLGQTF; encoded by the coding sequence ATGCGCCGCCTGTTGTCCTGCCTGTTCCTGTGCCTGCTTCCCCTTCTCGCCGACGCCGTTGAAAGCCCGCGCCCGAAAATCGGCCTGGTGCTGTCCGGCGGCGCCGCCCGTGGCCTGGCGCATATCGGCGTGCTCAAGGCGCTGGAAGAACAAGGCATCCAGGTCGATGCGATTGCCGGCACCAGCATGGGCGCGGTGATTGGCGGGTTGTACGCCTCGGGCTACAAGATCGACGAGCTGGAAAAGCTCGCCCTCGGTATCGACTGGCAACAGGCCTTGTCCGACGCACCGCCCCGGGAAGACGTGCCGTTCAGGCGCAAACAGGATGACCGCGATTTCCTGGTCAAGCAGAAACTCAGCTTCCGCGACGACGGCAGCCTCGGCCTGCCACTGGGCGTGATCCAGGGCCAGAACCTGGCGCTGCTGCTGGAAAGCATGTTCGCCCACAGCAGCAACACACGTAACTTCGACAAGCTGCCGATTCCGTTCCGCGCCGTGGCCACCGACATCACCACAGGCGAAAAAGTCGTGTTCAGCAAGGGCCACCTGCCCCAGGTGATACGCGCCAGCATGTCGATCCCCGCGGTATTCGCTCCGGTTGAGCTGGACGGGCGCCTGCTGGTCGACGGCGGCATGACCGACAACATCCCCCTGGACGTGGCGCGGGAAATGGGCGTGGACATCGCCATCGTGGTGGACATCGGCACGCCGTTGCGCTCACGCAAGCAATTGGCGACCGTGGTCGATGTGCTCAACCAGTCGATCACTCTGATGACCCGGCGTAATTCCGAGGAACAACTCAAGGCCTTGCACCCCAGGGACGTGTTGATCCAACCGCCCCTGGCGGCCTACGGAGTGACCGATTTCGGACGCGCCAAAGACATGATCGACGCCGGCTACCGCGCCACTCGCGCCCTTGACCTGCGCCTGGCGCACCTGCGCCCCGCCGAGCCTGTCGACCCGCAACTGACCGCCGCCCGCACGCCGGGCGAGCGCACCCCGATCATTACCGCAATCGACGTGGAAAACGACTCCAAGGTCAGCGACGACGTGATCCGCTACTACATTCGCCAAGGATTGGGCGAACCGCTCAACCTTGGCCGCCTGCAATCGGACATGGGCACGCTGTACGGCCTGGATTACTTCGAGCAGGTGCAATACCGCGTGGTGAAAAAGGGTAAGGACAATACCCTGGTCATCAGCGCGCGCGGCAAGCGCAGCGGCACCGACTACCTGCGTCTGGGGCTGAACCTGTCGGATGACATGCGCGGCGACAGCGCCTTCAACCTCGGCGCCAGTTACCGGGTGAACGGGATCAACCACCTCGGCGCCGAATGGCTGACGCGGGTGCAGATCGGCGACCGGCAGGAGCTGTACAGCGAGTTTTACCAACCAATGGACACCGGCTCGCGCTACTTCATCGCGCCCTATATCCGGGCTCAGGCGCAGAACGTCGAGCTGACCCTGGACAACGACCCCATCTCCGAATACCGGCTGGAGCGCTACGGTTTCGGCCTGAACGTCGGGCGGCAGATCGGCAACAGCGGCGAGATCCGCTTCGGCGTGGGAGAAGCCTGGGGCAAGGCGGACGTGCGCATCGGCGACCGCGACCTGCCGAGCGTGAGCTTCAGCGAAGGTTTCTATGAGTTGAAATACTCGTTCGATTCTTTCGATAACGTCTACTTTCCGCACACCGGCGAAGACATCGGCCTGGCCTTCCGTGAGTTCGCGCCCGGACTGGGTTCGGACCAGCGCTACCGCCAATGGGAGTTCAAGCTGGACAAAGCCATGAGCCACGGCCCCGACACCCTGATCCTCGGTGGCCGCTACGGACGCACCCTGGATGATTCGGATGTGGTGGTGTCCAGCTTCCTGCTGGGCGGCGCGCGACAATTGTCAGGCTTTCGCCAGGACGCGATCTCGGCCCAGAACATCAGCCTGATGCGCGCGGTGTACTACCGCCGCCTGACGCCACGCTCGTACCTGCCGCTGGATTTTCCGCTGTACCTCGGCGCCTCGGTGGAACGCGGCCGGGCATGGAACAATGACAACGAATTCGACAGCGGCTATATCAACGCGGCGAGCATTTTCCTCGGCTTTGATACGCCCCTGGGGCCGTTGAATTTCAGCTATGGGTTCAATGATGACAACCAGAAGGCGGTGTACCTGAACCTCGGGCAGACTTTCTGA
- a CDS encoding MarR family transcriptional regulator: MPLTDQHRFGMQLAQMSRGWRAELDRRLAGLGLSQARWLVLLHLARFTEAPTQRELAQSVGVEGPTLARLLDSLEGQGLVQRQAVVEDRRAKRILLCDTARPLIDQIETIATQLRHELFVGVDEADLRVCMRVHGHILANLEKS, translated from the coding sequence ATGCCGTTAACCGATCAACACCGTTTTGGCATGCAGTTGGCGCAAATGTCCCGAGGTTGGCGCGCCGAGCTGGACCGCCGTTTGGCGGGGCTGGGCTTGTCCCAGGCGCGGTGGCTGGTGCTGCTGCACCTGGCCCGCTTTACCGAAGCACCTACCCAGCGTGAGCTGGCACAAAGCGTCGGCGTGGAGGGGCCGACCCTCGCGCGTCTGCTCGACAGCCTGGAAGGCCAGGGCCTGGTGCAACGCCAGGCGGTCGTGGAAGACCGCCGCGCCAAACGTATCCTGCTGTGTGACACCGCCCGCCCGTTGATCGACCAGATCGAGACCATCGCCACGCAACTGCGTCATGAACTCTTCGTTGGGGTGGACGAAGCGGATCTGCGCGTATGCATGCGTGTCCATGGGCACATCCTGGCGAATCTGGAAAAGTCCTGA
- the recQ gene encoding DNA helicase RecQ: MLEQAQRVLKDIFGYDSFRGRQGAIIERVASGGDALVLMPTGGGKSLCFQVPALLRNGLAVVVSPLIALMDDQVATLEELGVAAAALNSTLSAEQQRDLAARIKRGEVKMLYLAPERLVQPRMLAFLQSLEIALFAIDEAHCVSQWGHDFRREYLQLGQLAELFPDVPRIALTATADKRTREEIVERLHLQSAERFLSSFDRPNIFYRIVPKEQPRKQLLAFLSERRSDAGIVYCLSRKKVDEVAAFLCEQGYPALPYHAGLPNETRSAHQKRFLNEEGLIMVATIAFGMGIDKSNVRFVAHMDLPKSLEAYYQETGRAGRDGLPADAWMVYGLQDVVMLKQMLQNSEGDERHKRLEQHKLDAMLSLCEETRCRRQTLLAYFDEDMPQPCGHCDNCIDGVQTWDATEPARQALSTIYRTGQRYGVGHLVDVLLGKDNEKVRSFGHEKLSVYGVGKARAEGEWRSLFRQMVARGLVDIDIEGYGGLRLNDSCRPLLKGEVSLELRRDLKPQTAAKTSTSQASQLVRGEEREQWEALRTLRRKLAQEHSVPPYVIFPDSTLLEMLREQPTSMAEMARVSGVGARKLERYGQAFLEVLGGQAEAPKEIADIRHELISLARAGMTPIQIAGQLQCSEKNVYTLLAEAIGKQQLSLEQALDLPEDLLGEIQDAFLDGEGELPPVAEIAPLFAGRVPEGVLYCVRAALQSEFEI, from the coding sequence ATGCTCGAGCAGGCTCAACGCGTCCTCAAGGACATCTTCGGCTACGACAGTTTTCGTGGCCGCCAGGGTGCGATCATTGAGCGCGTGGCCAGCGGCGGTGACGCGCTGGTCCTGATGCCTACCGGTGGCGGTAAATCGTTGTGCTTCCAGGTGCCGGCGCTGTTGCGCAATGGACTGGCGGTGGTGGTGTCGCCGCTGATCGCGTTGATGGACGATCAGGTCGCCACCCTGGAAGAATTGGGTGTCGCCGCCGCTGCCTTGAACTCCACCCTCAGCGCCGAGCAGCAGCGCGACCTGGCCGCGCGAATCAAGCGCGGCGAAGTGAAGATGCTCTACCTGGCGCCGGAGCGGTTGGTGCAGCCGCGCATGCTGGCGTTCCTGCAGAGCCTGGAAATCGCCCTGTTCGCCATCGACGAAGCCCACTGTGTGTCGCAATGGGGCCACGATTTTCGCCGCGAATACCTGCAGCTCGGTCAGCTGGCGGAGCTGTTCCCCGATGTGCCGCGTATCGCCCTGACCGCCACCGCCGACAAGCGTACCCGCGAAGAGATCGTCGAGCGCCTGCATTTGCAGAGCGCCGAGCGTTTCCTGTCGAGCTTCGACCGACCGAATATTTTCTACCGCATCGTGCCCAAGGAGCAGCCGCGCAAGCAGTTGCTCGCGTTTCTCTCCGAGCGGCGCAGCGATGCGGGTATCGTCTATTGCCTGTCACGCAAGAAGGTCGATGAAGTCGCCGCGTTCCTCTGTGAACAGGGTTACCCGGCGCTGCCTTATCACGCCGGCTTGCCCAATGAAACACGCTCGGCGCACCAGAAGCGCTTCCTCAACGAGGAAGGCCTGATCATGGTGGCGACGATCGCGTTCGGCATGGGGATCGACAAATCCAACGTGCGTTTCGTGGCACACATGGACCTGCCCAAGTCTCTTGAGGCCTATTACCAGGAAACCGGCCGCGCCGGCCGTGACGGCCTGCCGGCGGATGCCTGGATGGTCTACGGCCTGCAGGATGTGGTGATGCTCAAGCAGATGCTGCAGAACTCCGAAGGCGATGAGCGCCACAAGCGTCTGGAGCAGCACAAACTCGACGCCATGCTCTCGCTGTGTGAAGAGACCCGCTGCCGCCGCCAGACGCTGCTGGCGTATTTCGATGAAGACATGCCGCAACCGTGCGGCCACTGCGATAACTGCATCGATGGCGTGCAGACCTGGGACGCCACCGAGCCGGCGCGCCAGGCGTTGTCGACGATCTACCGCACCGGCCAGCGCTATGGCGTCGGTCACCTGGTGGATGTATTGCTGGGCAAGGACAACGAAAAAGTCCGCAGCTTCGGCCACGAGAAACTCTCGGTCTACGGCGTCGGCAAAGCGCGTGCCGAAGGCGAATGGCGTTCGCTGTTCCGCCAGATGGTGGCGCGCGGGCTGGTCGACATCGATATCGAAGGCTACGGCGGTCTGCGCCTGAACGACAGCTGCCGGCCCTTGCTCAAGGGCGAAGTCAGCCTGGAGCTGCGCCGCGACCTCAAACCGCAGACCGCCGCCAAGACCAGCACCAGCCAGGCCAGCCAACTGGTGCGTGGCGAGGAGCGCGAACAGTGGGAGGCCTTGCGGACCCTGCGGCGCAAGCTGGCGCAGGAGCACAGCGTGCCGCCCTACGTCATCTTCCCCGACTCGACCTTGCTCGAGATGCTGCGCGAGCAGCCCACCAGCATGGCCGAAATGGCCAGGGTCAGCGGCGTGGGCGCACGCAAGCTGGAGCGTTATGGCCAGGCCTTCCTCGAGGTGCTCGGCGGCCAGGCCGAAGCACCGAAGGAAATCGCCGATATCCGCCACGAACTGATCAGCCTGGCCCGCGCCGGCATGACCCCGATCCAGATCGCCGGCCAACTGCAATGCTCGGAAAAGAATGTGTATACGTTGCTGGCCGAAGCCATCGGCAAGCAGCAATTGTCCCTGGAGCAGGCCCTTGATTTGCCGGAGGATTTGCTTGGCGAAATCCAGGATGCCTTTCTCGACGGGGAGGGCGAATTGCCACCTGTCGCGGAGATCGCGCCGCTGTTTGCCGGACGGGTTCCCGAGGGTGTTTTGTACTGCGTACGTGCCGCTTTGCAGTCGGAATTCGAAATTTAG
- a CDS encoding YecA family protein, with protein MSFAEQLTRLQAFLDADELHDEALDYVAAHGYLTALSICSEVVPDREWIDALFAEEPHYADDAQREEIEATLLALKAHISRQLASDEEFELPCELDLGDDPDDSDLRGWCIGFMEGVFLREAAWFETAEEEVSEMLLPIMVGSGLFEEEAEFSDIAADANLMDDMIVQIPEALTALYLLCNAPDEKPAILKPRHH; from the coding sequence ATGTCCTTCGCTGAGCAACTAACCCGCCTGCAAGCCTTCCTCGACGCCGATGAGCTGCATGACGAGGCGCTGGACTATGTGGCCGCCCACGGCTACCTGACCGCGCTGTCGATCTGCTCCGAAGTCGTCCCCGACCGTGAGTGGATCGACGCGCTGTTCGCCGAAGAACCTCATTACGCCGACGACGCTCAGCGCGAAGAAATCGAAGCCACCCTGCTGGCGCTCAAGGCCCACATCAGTCGCCAGCTGGCTTCCGATGAAGAGTTCGAGCTGCCGTGCGAACTGGACCTGGGCGACGATCCGGACGACTCCGACCTGCGCGGCTGGTGCATCGGCTTCATGGAAGGCGTGTTCCTGCGCGAAGCCGCCTGGTTCGAAACCGCCGAGGAAGAAGTCAGCGAAATGCTGCTGCCGATCATGGTCGGTTCGGGGTTGTTTGAAGAAGAAGCCGAGTTTTCCGATATCGCCGCCGACGCCAACCTGATGGACGACATGATCGTGCAGATCCCGGAAGCCCTCACCGCGCTGTACCTGCTGTGCAACGCGCCTGACGAAAAACCGGCGATCCTCAAGCCACGTCACCACTGA
- a CDS encoding YbaN family protein — protein sequence MGKRSPLLRYALLAVGWLSVALGVIGIFLPVLPTTPFLLLAAACFARSSPRFYHWLVEHPRLGPWIRDYLDGNGIPLKGKVYAIGLMWLSIAVSCYLVPLPWARGFMLTSAVLVTIYILRQKTLPPR from the coding sequence ATGGGCAAGCGCTCGCCGCTCCTGCGTTACGCGCTGCTGGCCGTTGGCTGGCTGAGCGTAGCGCTCGGGGTGATCGGCATTTTCCTGCCGGTACTGCCGACCACACCCTTTCTCCTGCTGGCCGCCGCCTGCTTCGCTCGAAGCTCTCCGCGTTTCTACCACTGGCTGGTGGAACACCCGCGCCTGGGCCCCTGGATCCGTGATTACCTGGACGGCAATGGCATCCCGCTCAAGGGCAAGGTCTACGCCATCGGGCTGATGTGGCTGAGCATCGCCGTGTCCTGCTACCTGGTGCCATTGCCGTGGGCACGCGGGTTCATGCTGACCAGCGCGGTGCTGGTGACGATTTACATCCTGCGCCAGAAAACCCTGCCGCCTCGATAA